The nucleotide sequence CGACCTGATGGAACGCATGAAGGCGGCATCGGGCGAAGACTATCTCCGCATGCATCGAGATCGGCTCGATTGGGTTCCGATCGACGTCGAAATCTTGAAGCGCGTGTATGACGACGCCGTGCTGGAGAGCGGAGCGGATCTGCTGTTCCACAGCTTCGTCGATCAAGTGCTGCTCGCGGACGACGGCCGGTCGATCTCCGGCATCGTCGTCGGCAACAAGTCGGGTCGCTCCGTCGTGCAGGCGAAGCTGTACATCGACGCGAGCGGCGACGCGGATCTCGCGGCGCTCTCCGGCGTGCCGTTCCACATCGGCGGCGAATCGGGCGAGCTGCAGCCCGGCACGATGTGTTATCTCGTCTGCAACGTCGATAAAGCGAGATACGACCGCTTCTTGGCGGAGACGGGACAGGGCAACCAGATGCCGGACACGGTGCAGGAGGCGCAGCGCAACGGCGACCTGCCGGAGGGACGCAAGCGCATCTCGGGCCTCGCGTGGCTGTCGAACTCGGTCGCCGGCTTCAACTTCGGGCATGTGTTCGGCATCGACGGCACGAAGGCCGAGGATTTGACGCGCGCGGCCGTCGAAGGGCGGCGGCTCATCGAGATGCAAATGCGATTCCTCCGCAAGTACGTGCCCGGCTTCGAGAACGCGCATCTCGTGCACTCCGGCGATCAGATCGGCATTCGGGAGACGCGGCGCATCGTCGGGGATTATACGCTGGTCGTCGACGACTTCCTCTCGATGCGCACCTTCGAGGACGATATCGCCCGCAACGCGTACTTCATCGACATTCATCTGGCGAACGCGCAGAGCGCGATGGCGATCAAGCATCTGCCGAAGGGCGAGTCGCATGGGGTGCCGTACCGCTGCATGCTGCCGCAGGGCAAGTCGAACCTGATCGTCGCGGGACGGTCCGTCTCCTCCGATCGTCCGGTGCA is from Paenibacillus antri and encodes:
- a CDS encoding FAD-dependent oxidoreductase produces the protein MEANGLTVSIPEHRLPVSYAPDVVVVGGGASGVAAAIAAARNGAKTLLLEQRGYLGGMGTSALVPAFCPFTDGEKPVVRGIGLDLMERMKAASGEDYLRMHRDRLDWVPIDVEILKRVYDDAVLESGADLLFHSFVDQVLLADDGRSISGIVVGNKSGRSVVQAKLYIDASGDADLAALSGVPFHIGGESGELQPGTMCYLVCNVDKARYDRFLAETGQGNQMPDTVQEAQRNGDLPEGRKRISGLAWLSNSVAGFNFGHVFGIDGTKAEDLTRAAVEGRRLIEMQMRFLRKYVPGFENAHLVHSGDQIGIRETRRIVGDYTLVVDDFLSMRTFEDDIARNAYFIDIHLANAQSAMAIKHLPKGESHGVPYRCMLPQGKSNLIVAGRSVSSDRPVQGSLRVMPNCFAMGQAAGTAAAMAAAEGRDFRGVEVKRLQRLLVEQGAWLGDGKRAGDVVASGGGPLVYEEENDG